ATAATAATGAATTATCAATGCCGACGAAATATGATCCGCAGGCGATTGAAAAAGGACGATATGACTGGTGGCTGGAAGGTAAATTCTTTGAAGCAAAAGACGATGAAACAAAGCAGCCATATACAATTGTGATTCCGCCTCCGAATGTAACAGGAAAGCTTCATCTCGGTCATGCATGGGATACAACTCTTCAGGATATCCTTACTCGAATGAAGCGAATGCAGGGATACGATGTTCTATGGCTTCCAGGAATGGACCATGCGGGCATCGCCACTCAGGCAAAGGTTGAAGAAAAGCTTCGCAATGACGGCAAAAGCCGCTATGATTTAGGCCGTGAAAAATTTGTAGAAGAAACATGGAAGTGGAAAGAGGAGTATGCCAGCCATATCCGCCAGCAATGGTCAAAGCTTGGATTGGGACTTGATTACAGCCGCGAACGTTTTACACTGGATGAAGGCCTTTCAAAAGCTGTAAGAGAAGTTTTCGTTTCACTTTATAATAAAGGATTGATTTATCGCGGCGAGTATATTATTAACTGGGATCCGTCTACAAAAACGGCTCTTTCTGATATCGAAGTTATTTATAAGGATGTTCAGGGTGCCTTCTACCATATGAGATATCCTTTAACGGATGGTTCAGGACATATCGAAATTGCCACTACACGCCCTGAAACGATGCTTGGCGATACAGCTGTAGCAGTACATCCGGAAGATGACCGCTATAAGCATTTAATCGGCAAAACGGTTAAACTGCCGATCACAGGACGCGAAATTCCGATTGTTGCAGATGATTATGTAGAAATGGATTTCGGATCCGGCGCAGTAAAAATTACGCCGGCTCATGACCCAAATGATTTTGAAATAGGAAACCGCCACAATCTTGAAAGAATTCTTGTAATGAATGAAGACGGCACAATGAACAGCCGAGCCGGTAAATACCAAGGTATGGACCGCTTTGAATGCCGCAAGCAGATCGTGAAGGATCTTCAGGACGAAGGAGTGCTTTTCAAAATTGAAGAGCATATGCATTCTGTGGGCCATTCAGAGCGCAGCGGCGCAGTTGTTGAACCTTACCTTTCAACACAATGGTTTGTAAAGATGCAGCCTCTTGCTGATGAAGCCATCGCTCTTCAAACTAAAGAGGAAAAAGTAAACTTTGTTCCAGAGCGATTTGAAAAAACGTATTTGCGCTGGATGGAAAATATTCGTGACTGGTGTATTTCACGCCAGCTTTGGTGGGGGCATCGGATCCCGGCCTGGTACCACAAAGAGACAGGTGAGGTTTTCGTAGGGCACGAAGCACCAGAAGATATTGAAAACTGGGAACAGGACAAAGATGTTTTGGATACCTGGTTCAGTTCAGCTCTATGGCCATTTTCAAC
This window of the Cytobacillus pseudoceanisediminis genome carries:
- a CDS encoding valine--tRNA ligase encodes the protein MDNNELSMPTKYDPQAIEKGRYDWWLEGKFFEAKDDETKQPYTIVIPPPNVTGKLHLGHAWDTTLQDILTRMKRMQGYDVLWLPGMDHAGIATQAKVEEKLRNDGKSRYDLGREKFVEETWKWKEEYASHIRQQWSKLGLGLDYSRERFTLDEGLSKAVREVFVSLYNKGLIYRGEYIINWDPSTKTALSDIEVIYKDVQGAFYHMRYPLTDGSGHIEIATTRPETMLGDTAVAVHPEDDRYKHLIGKTVKLPITGREIPIVADDYVEMDFGSGAVKITPAHDPNDFEIGNRHNLERILVMNEDGTMNSRAGKYQGMDRFECRKQIVKDLQDEGVLFKIEEHMHSVGHSERSGAVVEPYLSTQWFVKMQPLADEAIALQTKEEKVNFVPERFEKTYLRWMENIRDWCISRQLWWGHRIPAWYHKETGEVFVGHEAPEDIENWEQDKDVLDTWFSSALWPFSTMGWPDTDSSDFKRYYPTAALVTGYDIIFFWVSRMIFQGLEFTGERPFQDVLIHGLVRDSQGRKMSKSLGNGVDPMDVIDQYGADSLRYFLSTGSSPGQDLRFSMEKVEATWNFANKIWNASRFALMNMDGLTYEEIDLSGEKSVADKWILTRLNETIETVTRLSDRYEFGEVGRVLYNFIWDDFCDWYIEMAKLPLYGEDEAAKKTTRSILAYVLDNTMRLLHPFMPFITEEIWQNLPHSGESITAAQWPAVNNEYTDNQAANEMKLLVEIIRSVRNSRAEVNTPMSKKIKMMVKAKDEEILGTLENNRAYIERFCNPEELVLALNVETPDKAMTAVVTGAEIILPLEGLINIEEEVARLQKEWDKLNKEVERVQKKLSNEGFIKKAPEKVIEEEKAKEQDYSEKRAAVEARIKELKGE